The DNA window ACTGATttataggaaaaaaaaatttaaaaagtaaaacctCTTACAGTTTCAAGGAGTCCATTTTGTATGTTGTAAGATCAATCTACTGCAGAAAGGTTTAATGTTTAGGTCTTTTACTTATCacaacaaaattgaaaatttatcgGCTATTTATATCAGTCAAGAGCAATCCTTTGTTAGAATATGCGTCGcaaattttacataatgtttATAAATGACAGAAATAAGGCTTTCGTGTTTGACATTGATATCTGACAAAATCCATCTAAAAGAATAAAGACAGAGAGTACATTAAATATTGGGGTTCCTTTTACCTAGTGATCCCCTTCTATTGACACGGTAAGTCTTTTTAACGCCTAGAGATAGGAGaggaattttttaaacaagatttaatgaaaaaataatgcatGAAACATAAAGCCATGTACAGATTGGACTTAAACTTTTTTTAGCCATGCGTTTAGATATTTAGttcaatatgtacatgttcaaACACAGcgtttaatataaaaacaaagattCATAATGGTTGTTCGTTTAACAGGCCCTTGCAAACCTTTTTCCTGATCTCGTGAgcaatgataaaaaagaaagagtaaaaaataaattcttaagaTAATAAGTTTCATGAATACAGTAGTTATGTTAGTTTTTATCTTTTCATATGATTAAGATGGTATATGGAAcatctgttgatattaatgtggataaaagtacattataatcaaaatactttcaccgtttcaaaatttttaaattttgcaatatttggccaaaaaatatttaaatatcttttaattttttttttgaaaagtaaaaatttaGTATAAACGCCAGAACATGACTTAAAGATTCGTAGTTAGCGCTTTAATCCAATGCGTCACGATCTTAGGTAAAACTTTCgggaaagaaaattttatttatgcttttttttattgtagatTTTTTTCGATCGGAAGTGCATCACAATATGGAGGTATCGCAGACCACCTTAAAACAATTTGATATCTTCGATcgaactgggttttttttagcaACTGGAATGAACATTTCCAATCTGATCAACATTGTTATTTCTATTGTACACCTGTGAGGATGATTTTGTATATTCTGCTCTTTTCGATGGTACTCGCGCTATATGCCGATCGAATAAAATGGAAAATCTTTGCAGTTCAAATTTTGTACTGTATTTGATcagcaacatacatgtatatatgtgaaacAACTAAAAAATGCAAGAAAAAATTCCAATTCGTCAgtaatttatttaatcattgtCTTTCTCCGAACCTTTTCCAAACAAACCGCCGCACCTTTTGCAGACGATCGCTACACTTCCTCCAATAACGGCAGCAACTACTACCACCATACCAACGGTGATGTACTCCCATCCCGGAAGTCCGAGCAGTTTCCGGTCTAAGCCTGTTTTCTCTAAGCCTGTTTCCTGGAGATCGATTTGTGGGGTAGTTGATGAGCACATATCTTCTTCCGTATCCTCACCCCCGAGACAGTCATCATTTTCAATCATATTTCTCAGAGGGTCCAATTGCTGTTGTCGTATTTCTTCTTTGTTATCTATATGGATATCAGActtgtcattttgttgttttcatttattaaaaacaatcaatctaattaaaagtAGACCTTTCATCTCGCTTTCTGTTAGTATATGGATATCGCTCGTGAAAggtccctggcacttcgttataagccTGTTGTATGTTGATAATTtagatttccaatttttttctAGGTGGTgacttattgtaaattttgattattatgatATTTCGTGGGTGTGAGTTCATATTTGGAAACATTGCTGTGCAAAAACGCTCACctaatgaatttcaaattaacaaaaatccccaaaatattttaatcctCTTGAAATTTGCGTTTTTACAGTCATGTAGTTTTccattgatgaaaaaataattctatattTTAAAGGGATATGCTCACGATTTTGgttaaattctaaaatttttttttattattatttttttttttgtggttgcttttattatttacaatgccttaggaatgcatttcaaatgatcaaatgaaatttgagtcaGTCGTtcagttataagcaagatatagcgctcacaattctttgtcatgtaaacaaggctcgtgccctgttttttgtttacataggttcaatataccagtaaaaaatcttttttcaagctTTGGGTAtttttctattcattttaagcataattaaTAACAACTCCTAACGTTCAGCATATTCGTtgtaggtctaaaactggaattttcacttcaacatttaaaatgtaaacaaattttggtttacatagcaaagaattataagctctgtaactcgtttaaaactcaacgaatgacactcaagtATCGGTTGCATATTAAAACTGCCTTACTGAAGCTTtggaaacattaaaattggaaaaataatttatgaccaaaattgtgaccatgcctctttaaatCTGATAAACTCAGATAATaataatatcatatcaaattCATACATTATATTATCCTAACTTGTCGATTAACCCAtgtgaaatttgtttgaaattgtatctttaactgtatataaaatgatcatatgaaattatatcaaaacaaatagattacaacagtttttaaacatataatGCAATAGACGGgttttcattttcaacttgtttaTCATATCATGAATAcgatcacaattttttttcatcagtgaCCCGGCTTGTTTAAACGTTCCTTTCTTGGCCTACAACCTACGCATTATACATCCACCAAgcatgattccctctatttcctACGGAAATTGATGATAATTTGCAGTTgtatagaaactgacaggacagaAATTAAACGATTCAGTTCTTACCAGTTTACTGATCAGTCGAAACCTTCAGCAGtctaagaaaaatcacagaccgcacaaaaaaaaaatcatgatgatATCAGACTCCAATTCGCATATAAGACGACttggctatttcttttatctaatgTAAATGTACTGGTgaaca is part of the Crassostrea angulata isolate pt1a10 chromosome 3, ASM2561291v2, whole genome shotgun sequence genome and encodes:
- the LOC128177347 gene encoding uncharacterized protein LOC128177347 isoform X2, producing MKDIRQVHLTLFLMYMLLPCLWTRTLPGSLSQDNKEEIRQQQLDPLRNMIENDDCLGGEDTEEDMCSSTTPQIDLQETGLEKTGLDRKLLGLPGWEYITVGMVVVVAAVIGGSVAIVCKRCGGLFGKGSEKDND
- the LOC128177347 gene encoding uncharacterized protein LOC128177347 isoform X1, with product MGHYKVVHLTLFLMYMLLPCLWTRTLPGSLSQDNKEEIRQQQLDPLRNMIENDDCLGGEDTEEDMCSSTTPQIDLQETGLEKTGLDRKLLGLPGWEYITVGMVVVVAAVIGGSVAIVCKRCGGLFGKGSEKDND